The sequence CACCGGGTTTAGCCCTTTCCAAGTGGTCTGTGGATTTAATCCGCGTTCACCCCTTGATCTTGCGCCTGTGCCAGATTTGCAACGAGTACATGCCACTGCTGATGAGTTGGTGCATCACTTACAGCAGATACATGACGAAGCTGCTCAAAACTTGGTGGCGTCCTCTACGAAGTACAAAACGGCTGCCGATAAGCATCGTCGTCACGTTGAATTTGAGGTAGGTGATTTCGTTTGGGCTGTACTTATTAAGGAACGTTTCTCTACGGGCACATACAACAAATTGGGTCCTCGCAAGATTGGTCCGTTTGAAATTATTGAGAAGATCAATCCTAATGCTTACCGTTTGCGACTTCCCAGTCATATTCATACTGCTGATGTGTTCAATGTCCGTCATCTCATTCCTTACCACGGCGACTTGTCTGATGATGATTTTTCTACCCTGCCTAATTCGGGGGCGAATTTCCTCTTTCCCGGGGAGaatgatgtagtgcaagatatggcagaatcctacttggaaggaagggatcgacgaaagaatatccgttaaatattttcctatttgttatttttgttaggaaataagagatatcttgctAGTATTGGCATGATATTATATTTAGTAGGATTTCCTCTTTATTAGcattaatcataaaagatattGGCATATCCCATAAGGCCTATATATGGCCACGTTTGTAAGGAAGATCGGCAGatttttgagaaaagaaaactcttcCTTTGAGAAGTTTATTCATTGTGTGATTTCTAGTACTAACATTCTACACCAATTACCCCTAATGTCACATGGGTGTAGATCACACATGGCCAGACTTTAGATTATTAGTGTTCAAGGGTGATATATGACTGTCTTTGTTGTAGTACTTCACATAGGCATGTCGATGCATTTCAACTTGAGGATTTGAAAATGCACATTAATTTATGCAACAATTAAAGACTTGCGGGAACACATGATTATGTTCTGTGTATAAACTAAGATTGCTACGTACTGTTTTCCTTTATCCAGTTTGTGTTATTCGATTATTTGCATACTTATCAACACCACCATAAGATGGCTGCTCCGTGTAATCACAGAAAGCTGTACTAGGAGTTAGGATTGCCTTCCGTGAGgcttcaaacaaagaagatttctCATTGAGCCGTTGCGCAATTAAAGGGGTCTTCCCCCATTTATAAATCTGTAAGAAGGTAATGTACGATAGGAGAAACGAACATAAAAATTATGTTACAAATCTGTAAAGTACTAATTTAAAAGGTTAACACTGGAAAAACTAATTAATGTTTTAAGTTTAACTGTCTGTCAGTGTTATATATGAAAGGTTACGTAATGTTAGCAAGGAAAGAGTATacattagaaataagaaaggaaaCAGCACAAGTAGGACGCGTTTAATAAGGAAACATCGATAGTATTCTAAATTCAATCTCACGAAAACCTACATATACACACATCTTTTGCAGCTAGTTTCAAAGTAGAGTTTTTATGAGTTTTTCTCTTTGCATCATCTTTGAGTTAGTGTTCTGAGCATATTTATTACAATGGCTGGAAGAATAGCAGGAGTTGCAGCAATAGGAATAGATTTAGGTAGGACATATTCATGTGTTGGTGTATTGCAACATGACCGTGTTGAGATCATTGCTAATGAACAAGGAAATCGTACCACTCCTTCTTATGTTGCTTTTACTGATGAACAACGTTTGATTGGTGATGCTGCTAAAAATCAAGTTTCTATCCATCAATACTATTTTCGGTAAGCTTTTCGACATCTAATTATTTAATTACTCCGTGTGCATCATTGATTGTTATTGTCATGCATTAGTACTAGTTTTGTGCTAAGATATGGCTTTCTGATTCTGTTTTCTGTTTCGTAGATGTGAAACGTTTAATTGGTAGGAAATTCAGCGATAGCACTGTTCAAAGTGATATGAAGATATGGCCCTTCAAGGTCGTTGGGAAAGGTGAGAAACCCATGGTTGAAGTTATGTTCCAAGGAAAGCCGATGAGATTTTCAGCTGAGGAAGTCTCATTCATGGTTTTAGCAAAGATGCGAGAAATTGCCGAGACTTATCTTGGTTCGAGTGTTACAAATGCTGTTGTCACTGTCCCTGCTTACTTCAATGATTCACAGCGCCAAGCGACTAGAGATGCTGGGACCATTGCTGGCCTTAACGTAATGCGAATCATCAATGAACCAACGGCTGCCGCGATTGCTTATGGTCTTGATAAAAAAGCAAGCGGTGTCGGTGCTAGAAATGTTCTCATCTTTGATCTTGGTGGTGGTACTTTAGATGTTTCACTACTCACCATTGAGGATGGTATCTTTGAAGTCAGGACTACATCCGGAGATACCCATCTCGGAGGAGAGGATTTCGACAACAGAATGGTCGATCACTTTGTTCAAGAATTCAAGAGAAGGCACAACAAGGACATTAGTGAAGATCCAAGTGCTCTTAGGAGGTTGAGGACTTCATGTGAGAGGTCAAAAAGGATCCTCTCATCTACTACTCAAACAACCATGGAGATTGATTCTTTGTATGAAGGTGTTGATTTTCATGCATCCATTACTCGTGCTGAATTTGAAGACTTGAACAAGGATTTGTTCAAGAACTGTATGGAACCTGTTGAGAAGTGTTTGGCGGATTCTAAGATGGACAAGAGCAGCGTCCACGAAATTGTGCTCGTTGGTGGATCCACTAGAATTCCAAAAGTTCAGACTCTTTTACAAGATTTTTTTAATGGGAAGGAACTCTGCAAGAGCATCGACCCTGACGAAGCTGTGGCATATGGCGCTGCAGTACAAGCTTCTATTTTGAGTGGTGACGGTAACGAGAAGGTGAAGGATTTAGTGCTGTTGGATGTCACCCCCTTTTCTCTTGGTATTGAGATAGTCGGGGATCGTATGAGAGTGGTAATGCCGAGGAACAGCCCCATTCCAAACAAGAAGGTAAGTGACAACTTCCGCACTACCGGCAACGCACAAACTCGTGTAGAGTTTCCAGTGCTCGAGGGTGAGAGAGCTAGAGCCAGTGACAATAATTTGTTGGGTACGTTTAATTTAAATGGAATTCCTCCAGCCGCTCGTGGTGCTGTCAAGTTCACATTATGCTTTGATATGGATGCAAACGGTATACTGAATGTGTATGCGAAGGAGAATAAAACATGAAAGAACAATATGATCACAATTGTTAATAAAAAGGGGAGGTTTTCTAAGGATGAGATTGAGAGGTTGACTCGAGAGGCCGAGAAATAcaaagaagaggatgaagaatacacgaagaaagtGGACGCGAGGTATTCTTTTCTGAACTGCATAGACGACATGAAGGCCAAAATCAATAAATTAGGACCAGAGCTGGCAGAGAATttaaagaagaagattgagagtGCACTCCATCATGCAAATCAGTGGTTGAATAGCAATTGCAGTAAGGGAGCCACCGTAGAGGACATCAGCGTCAGGGTAGCTGAGTTGGAAAACGTTTGCAATCCTATCATAGCAAAGTTAACAAAGTTTTACCAGCAGCGTGGTGCCAGTCCGGACAATGATAGCGAGTCTGATTTAGTTCCTTTGTTAGGAGCCGACTTTAACAATGATACATAGTTACACTTGACTGGAATCTCCAGGTATAATAAGTCTGATTTTGTGTTCCTTATAATTTTAGGCCTCAAGTCTAGTTTCAACTTTTGTGAAGCAATTTTAGGTCTTGATGACATATGAATTTGGTAAAATAAGAGTTCTGGCCTTTGATTATATTCATCTTATCTTAAATGAATTTTCTTACTTAAAAAAATCTTCTGCTGGCGAAAACACACTTGGAATGAGTAAAAATCAATATTTATCAAATCATGCACAAGAGTACATTTACCGATAACATAAAACATCAAGGAGTTACCTGGAAAACTTTAAATAAGTTGTCTTTGATCTATTCTGTCTTTTAATGATTTATCTAAACCCAAACATGCAATCTAAACCCAAACATGCAAGAGTGTATATAGTGCATGAAAGTCCGACTGCTCCGGCAGAGCAGAACTGCAGAAGGGGGCCAAGGGGCTATCAACCAAGTTAATTTTGCTCACATGTGTAAGCCTAAGCTATAACCTAGTTCGGTGATCACAATATCAATTGTGACGAACTCAACACTACAGGTAAAATAACTCAAAGTTCCAGTCAACCTACAATTTAGGGGTATCATTTCCATAAAGATCAAAACTAAAATGTTGCTATCGTATACAGAGGTTCACGAGGCAGTCATTTAACACAGTGTCAATGCGGTGCAACATTGTTTAATTATGAATAATGAATATCTGTCCAAGTTCAATGGagttaagagcatctccaatggtaaCTTGTTGTGCATTTTTTGTGGAAGTTGTCTTTTCCTATGTAAAGACcaaattttccttaattttaggaGATGAAAGAAAAACATCTCCAACCACAAATTGTGTTTctttaattttgaattttttaaacCATTGATCCAAATTACatatctaatcataatcattaataaTGATGAGTAGGATGTTCACATCCTCTAAGAGAACCTCTAAAACTAGAGGATAGCATTGAGGATGTGTACATAACTACCATACACATCATCTTTACATTCTCTTTTCACATTTccattggagatgattttttggttaaatccttgaaaATCCTATGTGGCCTTATATTTAGGATATTTCTAATGTCTCACTGGAGATGCTCTAAATAAACAAACAATCAACACATACCAGTTGTTACCAGTGGTGTCTTTGAGTTGTTTTCTAGGAGTTATGCTACGTTGACCCGGGAAAATCCCATGTTTCAGGGGCCCATTCGCAGGTTTTGTAGGGGGTGTTGTTTACCCACCCGTGAGTCCCACATGACTGTGAGTGGCGGGATTTTTCTCGGGATTCTCCTCCCGGTGAACCTAGAATTATTGGTTTTCTAGCTAATTTGGTATGCAACATTGGATCAGCAGGTGGGACATAGAATTCATGGACAAGCACAGATTTTGATTAAGGAAACACAAACTAAAAATAATTGCACTGATTCtagaagatttggatatagacAGATTAGGTTTCCATGTAGAAACAATTTTGGGCTTACTTGATAACATTTCTGTCTAAAAAACACGAACAAATTACAAATTCAAACTCGGCACACCCAAAACATCCAGTCAAGCACTCCAACtaactaagaaaaaaaaacaaaaaaacgggTATGCGGCGAGTGATAAATCTTTTTTCTTTGACCTTGGTCGTCGCTTTTGACCAAGGTGATTAGGGTTTGACTTTTCTTCTTTTAGAATTTCATCGGTTTTCATGGCACCACCATCTAgtggtgcttcttcttcttccacggtTCTTTACATGCCCCTTCATCTGCTCCCACAGTGACGGAGGGTTTTATTCGGGGAGTTCTTGCGACTGATTTTTCTAATAAGGATGATAACAGATGTTTCCTCCTCTTCCTACTGGTGAAGGTAGCACTATTATTGACCTGAGAAGAGGTAGATCTGAAGGTGGGAAAGGTTCTTGGGCTGAGATGGCTTCTAAAGTTACTAGTGAGCAACATATGAGACAAGGGGAAATAGGTTACCGAGCTACTCAATTGATAAATGGTAAGATGGATACGGCTGtttgtttttctgatttttaacaTAACATTAAGAAATTTGAGAATCTGGTTGTGGGTGCTTTTGTTGGGCGTCGTCTGCCTTACtattttgtgaagaattctctatTGTATATCTGTAAATTAAAGGGAGAGGTTCATATGACTTTGCATAGTGATGCTACTTTTGTTTTTGAGTTTAATAATGATGAAGATAGACAAGATGTTCTTAAAATAGGTCATGTTTATATTACTAATAGATTGTTTTTTATTACACCACGATCTCCTCTGGTTGAGCAAATGGTGGAGGATTTGAAAACTGTCCTTGTGTGGTACACATTGTGGAAGATTATTATGTTTATGTGGACCAAAAAGGAATTGGTATTATTGCTAGTTTTCTAGGTAAGCCTCTGATGACATATATGAATTTTGCTAGAGTTTGTGTAGAGGTTGATACTTTATGTGATTTTTGTAATGAGATACTAGTGATGATTGACGGGAAGAAAGCTTCAAAGTCCAGGTAAAGTGCCCTTGGAAGCCTCCAAAATTTTGTGAATACAAAATCTTTGGACATACGGAAGCTAAATGTCCTAAGGTTCAGCACAGTGAGGTGGCGGGTAAGAAAATTCAAGGAGGAATGAAGCCTCAAAGAAGTGAATGGGTTGTAAAAACTTTTAAAAAGGTTTCAAATGTGGAGGATAAGTCAACTCCAGTGGAAGGGTTAGTTGAGGAGGTCTTAAAAGTTAATTCTGAGGGAGAAGGGGGATACCATGGTGGATATTTCTCCATCCAATGAGGAAGATATGGCTCTAGAATCCAGGAAGAGAGTATATAATGATCAAGTAGcatatttttttcctattttaatGGGTCTAAGAATCTTGGGAAACCTCAAGAAACTCAATCAGTTATACACActaaaaatacttttgatgtCTTAATGGAGGTCACAAAATGCTATTGAGGAAGCAGAGAAGAATATGAGACATCCTTGTATGAATTCTAAGTTAGTTGAGAACATTGATCCCAATTTGGGAAGTAAGGATCAATCTTATTTTTCTGTTATTGAAGGGAGCAGTGGTATAACTCATTTTCTTAAGAAGGGTCAAGCTttttgttagaacactgctcggtcgaactcgcaagcgttgctatctcaagcttgtttgtcaagtttagtttccaaaactataagtcttgatttctagtctacttataactatgtctcggactaggatagtaagtgtagctgagctctatactccacggtgttcatcatgcaaagacgaagaactactcaaggaagtggtggatcttcatcgagaaaaagttatgtggagacttaaacttgtagttgcaggaaatcctacactacacccctcatatgatttcattattactgaactcatttttagatttatactcttaattttattgatcaatctttgaatattcttacaagaaaagataaaggaatcaagaaagacctctgctctagactttctctctcctatttacttgtttcttactcaaaaaagatctcctccccttcctttacaactgaacgactatttatagggaaatacataggggatgacagctaatttgtcctttattttcgaatatgacttgcgacattctcgcaaccttacaaatattaatctcgcaaactctctaatttttgcaggaccatcacatctttctcatgattttagctaacgtcgtttattatatcatttctgaaattgttctgcgacgttgttgtgttgtgttgttgataatttcgctaagatattattgttgggagattctgatcctacattttgcctcttctcataccttttctgcgaagtagagaatgatgtgagaaacgccgcagctgttcctctcttcatattctgcatttatcacacatattctttcttccatccgtttcttgacacgtcttttgtaaccgctgctttttaaccgcttatatcttcccgtattaatcgtgtttatcttctcgaggaaaaattccttcTATATATATTCcgtctcactctctttttctttctttttattttctctgcaacttcatcgttcttctgcaaattccgttattgcatcttttcttctttcttcttcaatctttttaagttcttcttcatcttcatactatttcttctgcagatcttcatcattcgtaattttcttcgaaataatcttcctgctagtgttttccatggattcatcaaggttagttttcttttttcttcttttatgggttttgctgaaattgatcttgtttactgccttatttgatgttgtttatgtgattcccatactgttgttatttcagcaaaaacgtctCCAACACTaagtttacggttcagaaccctaacattcccaaaccgcagcataaagttgttgcgcataaaagaaagtctgcgaatgagaaggtagtaagaaacattatccttttctaataacaatattgttgcctctgtttcttatctagattgtaattcgcagggtgataaggatgtcaataaacctctcaagaaatctcgacaccttaaaactgttcaaacTTTTGTTCCactccacttacttatctcttctaaatctcctgcgacatcttcgcaagataaacccttatctccaattcgcgaaaaagcttcctcaaacttcatttcttcaactgatcaTTCAATGGTTGAAACCCCCtttgttgatccttctgtgaatgaaacttcttctcttcctattgagaatgtttctcaaccttctatcattgccagttctctacctgagtctcttcccctttcgaaagaaaccgtggaaggaatagatatttcttcattgatcctgtcaagtctaatgtttgcgaaattctgagcaagcatttaggttctgacaaagctgcttcgcagacagctttggaaaaagagtgtaatgctcttcgtctcgaaaatcaaaagcttcagaatgttttgttggatagtgacaatcttcgcaagaagaatgatgatttgagaggtatgattttcttatttgtgtcttcaatttgttttttaatggttttatccttcccatatttaattatccttgaaatccctctttcgcatgttaagccttaaaccagaaacgaataatggagagatatcaatttgaatctgctgttgaagaatcccgtgttgataaagaaattttgatggatcaatataaccaattagataacctctattcatattcatattctcttgatcatataaataatcttaccaatgaaaatacccaattagttcagagacaagatttattaagtaatgaagtatctcgcctttcttattctttaactaaagctaatttagggatggaaactttatcatatgagaataaaaccttatctcaagagaagcgaacttgtttaaacaagatggcgatatcttcgcaacaacttagcattcttcagaaagtatgtgatgaccaagagcaatctcttcgctctttgagaaatgaaattaaagaagtaacagagtcatctatcgctgaaagagatacacttattcaaggtagaataactttaagtgtaaaggcgaatcaacttaaagaacaatattccaaattagaagaatcttattcttctcttgcgaagaaaaatgcctttcttatttctaaagagaaaaatcttcagtctcgacttaaaggtttagttggagataaatttgatgacgcaatggaccgttgggagaatagttgcctgtccttgattcaacaccttattttgcaaaaggaaggtagtcaaaatagtttgactgccttaactatcttttctttgtcatatttttctgagttcttcatcttattgaaattttgtattctaccagtcgcagagtctgagaagaatcttcactcctccatttctgttttggaggctaaatatgacaaaattcgcaaagaaaatgcattgctcgtctctgcccttactggttctcgcgaccgagcagaaagaagacttgattatcttgcttattttaaggatattcaagataggaatcatcagagagcacttcttcgtcaagttcatctccggctgAAGtctttgtaaatgatattttattgtccaaatctcttcctcctacattaattgaacctttggaagtagatgatgatgaagttcctcgtcctgttgatagtgattatgattatgaaagtggtgcagaggatgatttcttggaaggtgaagaagaaattccttctaaggaagcatctgctggtgttaatcaaaatgagaaagaaatctctcctgaagaagtaattgctggcgataatcaaggtgctagtcaaggcgaagatcagaaccgaaatgaatgagaggcttgcgataatgagaacattggcaaagaacgtctgttatctcctgctactagaattaatactgaagcttgagcttcttatctagttttatcttcttgaattgtcttacttttatcacttttgcgaataatattcttcaaccaactttggaatcaatttttccttttaatattttgctgatgagaaagataatgcttcttgtttattgattcccatacttgcctctcattatctttcttgaaaaaaataatctgttacgaatacttataaatattttgttttatcatgtggtcttatttttccttcctaattaaagttcttattatgccacctctt comes from Papaver somniferum cultivar HN1 chromosome 7, ASM357369v1, whole genome shotgun sequence and encodes:
- the LOC113293439 gene encoding heat shock cognate 70 kDa protein-like, whose translation is MKIWPFKVVGKGEKPMVEVMFQGKPMRFSAEEVSFMVLAKMREIAETYLGSSVTNAVVTVPAYFNDSQRQATRDAGTIAGLNVMRIINEPTAAAIAYGLDKKASGVGARNVLIFDLGGGTLDVSLLTIEDGIFEVRTTSGDTHLGGEDFDNRMVDHFVQEFKRRHNKDISEDPSALRRLRTSCERSKRILSSTTQTTMEIDSLYEGVDFHASITRAEFEDLNKDLFKNCMEPVEKCLADSKMDKSSVHEIVLVGGSTRIPKVQTLLQDFFNGKELCKSIDPDEAVAYGAAVQASILSGDGNEKVKDLVLLDVTPFSLGIEIVGDRMRVVMPRNSPIPNKKVSDNFRTTGNAQTRVEFPVLEGERARASDNNLLGTFNLNGIPPAARGAVKFTLCFDMDANGILNVYAKENKT
- the LOC113296060 gene encoding luminal-binding protein 3-like; this translates as MITIVNKKGRFSKDEIERLTREAEKYKEEDEEYTKKVDARYSFLNCIDDMKAKINKLGPELAENLKKKIESALHHANQWLNSNCSKGATVEDISVRVAELENVCNPIIAKLTKFYQQRGASPDNDSESDLVPLLGADFNNDT